Proteins encoded together in one Dechloromonas sp. HYN0024 window:
- the cobA gene encoding uroporphyrinogen-III C-methyltransferase, with the protein MNNPKKLQAGKVWLVGAGPGDPDLLTVKAARLIASADALVYDHLVGDAIMELARADARCIYAGKEASKHTLPQDSINQLLVDLAREGLSVVRLKGGDPFIFGRGGEELEILVASGIPFEVVPGVTAAAGCAAYAGFPLTHRDHAQSVTFVTGHLKDGTVNLDWNALARAKQTVVFYMGIGAVGEICRQMINHGLPSLTPAAVVRNGTQADQQTILATLGTLPQRIAESGIKPPALIVVGSVVGLHEKLNWFERQ; encoded by the coding sequence ATGAACAACCCGAAAAAACTTCAAGCCGGCAAGGTCTGGCTGGTTGGCGCCGGACCCGGCGACCCCGATCTGCTCACGGTCAAGGCGGCCCGCCTGATCGCCTCGGCCGACGCCCTGGTCTACGACCACCTGGTCGGCGACGCCATCATGGAACTGGCCCGCGCCGATGCCCGCTGCATCTACGCCGGCAAGGAAGCCTCCAAGCACACCCTGCCGCAGGATTCGATTAACCAGCTACTGGTCGATCTGGCTCGCGAAGGCCTCTCGGTCGTCCGTCTCAAGGGGGGTGATCCATTCATCTTCGGGCGTGGCGGCGAAGAGCTCGAAATCCTGGTCGCCTCCGGCATCCCCTTCGAGGTCGTGCCCGGTGTCACTGCCGCCGCCGGCTGCGCCGCCTATGCCGGCTTTCCGCTGACCCACCGCGACCACGCGCAGTCCGTCACCTTCGTCACTGGCCACCTCAAGGACGGCACCGTCAATCTCGACTGGAACGCCCTGGCCCGCGCTAAGCAGACCGTGGTCTTCTACATGGGTATCGGCGCCGTCGGAGAAATCTGTCGCCAGATGATCAACCACGGTCTCCCGTCGCTGACCCCGGCGGCCGTCGTCCGCAACGGCACGCAAGCCGACCAGCAGACAATCCTCGCCACACTGGGTACACTGCCGCAGCGCATCGCCGAATCGGGCATCAAACCACCGGCGCTGATCGTCGTCGGCAGCGTTGTCGGTCTGCACGAAAAACTCAACTGGTTCGAAAGACAATGA
- a CDS encoding NfeD family protein, with amino-acid sequence MKLWHLIYRSTFDCPRCDGTVEYGPGTGIKEYFADAYLVLADQFVWVALGALIGGLTFWFFGEIVGLAVSTAIWLAITRYFAKFQCRKCGAVFTCAELLRLSKERNSDEKPV; translated from the coding sequence ATGAAGCTCTGGCACCTTATTTACCGAAGCACATTCGATTGCCCAAGATGTGATGGCACTGTTGAATATGGGCCAGGCACTGGCATTAAAGAGTATTTCGCTGATGCTTACTTGGTTCTGGCTGACCAGTTTGTTTGGGTGGCCTTGGGTGCCCTAATTGGAGGGCTTACATTTTGGTTCTTTGGTGAAATCGTAGGCTTGGCGGTATCCACCGCAATTTGGCTAGCCATCACCCGCTATTTTGCAAAGTTTCAATGCCGGAAATGTGGCGCAGTTTTCACTTGTGCTGAGTTGTTGCGGCTTTCCAAGGAGCGTAACAGCGATGAAAAACCTGTCTAA
- a CDS encoding plastocyanin/azurin family copper-binding protein — MPMVSPWLTGVPLCLLLLSSSALAGQEVEVRIDGYHYVPASVSISVGDRVRWVNHEKRTSHSVVFPGEAGLESERMFPDESWVRDFDTPGRYNYHCGPHPEMEGVVVVGE, encoded by the coding sequence ATGCCTATGGTCTCGCCGTGGCTGACCGGAGTGCCGCTGTGCCTGTTGCTCCTGTCGTCTTCGGCGCTGGCCGGGCAAGAGGTCGAGGTGCGGATCGATGGCTACCACTATGTGCCAGCGTCCGTCAGCATTTCGGTGGGCGACCGGGTGCGCTGGGTCAATCATGAAAAACGGACCAGCCACTCAGTTGTCTTTCCAGGAGAAGCGGGCCTCGAGTCCGAGCGGATGTTCCCGGATGAAAGCTGGGTGCGCGATTTCGATACGCCCGGACGCTATAACTACCACTGCGGTCCGCATCCGGAGATGGAGGGGGTCGTTGTTGTCGGCGAATAA
- a CDS encoding ethylbenzene dehydrogenase-related protein, with protein MKKNLVSLAVFGALAALGSSAAQASPDWNKAAKSTIHVFHPGAAPIEWTQGKGEHSGAAGLKKGETCAGCHIEDGKLSLDLKRLASKELEPKGAPKTMAYPVTVQAAYDATNLYVRLTFKAPTGGFDHSDKDNELKASVMFPNDKVPLADQAGCWAACHKDARGMPGAADTKTKYATPGVMDLMQWKSSGGGKAVDGMVSDKRNMEGGKAGVAAEATKAGDVYTVTFTRKLAGGVSLAPGKAVPFGIAIHADNAGGRFHHVSFGHTIGLGADGDVKAAKQ; from the coding sequence ATGAAGAAAAATCTCGTTTCCCTCGCCGTTTTCGGCGCTCTCGCGGCACTCGGCTCGTCAGCGGCCCAGGCGTCGCCGGACTGGAACAAGGCCGCCAAGAGCACGATCCATGTTTTCCACCCGGGGGCTGCACCGATCGAGTGGACGCAGGGTAAGGGCGAGCACAGCGGCGCGGCCGGCCTGAAAAAGGGCGAGACCTGTGCCGGCTGCCATATCGAGGATGGCAAACTGAGCCTCGATCTGAAGCGGTTAGCCAGCAAGGAACTGGAGCCCAAGGGCGCGCCCAAGACGATGGCCTATCCAGTCACCGTGCAGGCCGCTTACGATGCGACCAATCTCTACGTGCGCCTGACTTTCAAGGCTCCGACCGGTGGCTTCGACCATTCCGACAAAGACAACGAACTCAAGGCTTCCGTGATGTTCCCCAATGACAAGGTACCGCTGGCCGATCAGGCCGGTTGCTGGGCGGCCTGTCACAAGGATGCCCGGGGGATGCCGGGGGCGGCCGATACCAAGACCAAGTACGCCACACCAGGCGTGATGGACTTGATGCAGTGGAAGAGCAGCGGTGGCGGCAAGGCCGTTGACGGCATGGTTTCCGACAAGCGCAACATGGAAGGGGGCAAGGCTGGCGTGGCGGCAGAAGCGACCAAGGCGGGCGATGTCTATACCGTGACCTTTACCCGCAAGCTGGCTGGTGGTGTCAGTCTGGCCCCGGGCAAGGCTGTCCCGTTCGGTATCGCCATCCACGCCGACAATGCCGGTGGCCGTTTCCATCACGTTTCCTTCGGCCATACGATTGGTCTGGGTGCCGATGGCGACGTCAAGGCGGCCAAGCAGTAA
- a CDS encoding Rap1a/Tai family immunity protein yields MKKLWLLAALCAPLLATSAHAYTADELRGDCQIAEEMYAGQKSSDPFQAIRSARCIAYVAGFADSYAVSEYLAGKVGVKLNAFCLPNDPDLSLRLVRAVVIHVERVPPRTTVGPSTLVAGALAKAFPCSDTLESK; encoded by the coding sequence ATGAAAAAACTCTGGCTGCTTGCTGCCCTCTGCGCCCCCCTCCTGGCCACCTCGGCCCATGCCTACACGGCTGACGAGTTGCGCGGCGACTGCCAGATTGCTGAAGAAATGTACGCCGGGCAGAAAAGCAGCGACCCCTTTCAGGCCATCCGCAGCGCCCGCTGCATCGCCTATGTCGCCGGTTTCGCCGACAGCTACGCGGTCAGCGAATACCTGGCCGGCAAGGTCGGGGTCAAACTCAACGCCTTCTGCCTGCCGAATGACCCGGACCTGTCCTTGCGACTTGTCCGCGCCGTCGTCATCCATGTCGAACGCGTCCCACCCAGAACCACCGTCGGCCCTTCAACCCTGGTCGCCGGCGCGCTGGCCAAAGCCTTCCCATGCAGCGATACGCTTGAATCCAAGTAG
- a CDS encoding cytochrome D1 domain-containing protein — MKKTVVGMLALSVMALAMGSAFAQETEKVAPEMTSAEKDAAKKIYFERCAGCHGVLRKGATGKNLEPHWSKKDKDGNVTEGGTLKLGQNRLEKIIGYGTDGGMVNFDDILTKEELSLMAKYIQNKPDVPPEYSFKETLDSWKVIVPVDQRPTKQMNKYNLKNMFSVTLRDTGEVALIDGDTKEIRSVVKTGYAVHISRLSASGRYVYVIGRDGRLSLIDLWMESPAVVAEVKIGFDARSVDTSKFKGFEDKYAVAGSYWPPQYVIMDGDTLKPRKVVSTRGMTVDGEYHPEPRVASIVASFIKPEWVINIKETGQILLVDYSDIENLKTTTIGSAKFLHDGGWDVSKRYFLVAANASNKIAAVDTKTGKLAALVDVAKIPHPGRGANFTHPKFGPVWTTGHLGADVLTLISTPSDKKADAKYKEYNWKVVQEVKHVPGNLFVKTHPKSTHLWADSPQNPDKELAESVAIWNVSDLSKPIKVINVAKDSGLPATKATKRAVHPEYSADGKEVWISLWGGKADQSAIVVYDDATLTLKKVITDPKMITPTGKFNVYNTQHDIY; from the coding sequence ATGAAGAAAACAGTAGTGGGGATGCTTGCACTCAGCGTCATGGCGCTGGCCATGGGTTCGGCTTTTGCTCAGGAAACCGAAAAAGTGGCGCCGGAAATGACATCGGCGGAAAAAGACGCCGCCAAGAAGATTTACTTCGAACGTTGCGCCGGTTGTCACGGTGTGCTGCGCAAGGGCGCCACCGGCAAGAACCTTGAGCCGCACTGGTCGAAGAAGGACAAGGACGGCAACGTTACCGAGGGCGGCACGCTCAAGCTCGGCCAGAACCGTCTGGAAAAGATCATCGGTTACGGTACCGATGGCGGCATGGTTAACTTCGACGACATCCTGACCAAGGAAGAACTGTCGCTGATGGCCAAGTACATCCAGAACAAGCCGGATGTGCCACCGGAATACAGCTTCAAGGAAACACTGGATTCGTGGAAAGTCATCGTGCCGGTCGATCAGCGTCCGACCAAGCAGATGAACAAGTACAACCTCAAGAACATGTTCTCGGTAACCCTGCGCGATACCGGTGAAGTGGCCCTGATTGACGGCGATACCAAGGAAATCCGCAGCGTCGTCAAGACCGGTTATGCGGTGCACATCTCCCGCCTCTCGGCTTCCGGCCGTTATGTCTATGTGATCGGTCGCGATGGCCGTTTGAGCCTGATTGACCTGTGGATGGAAAGCCCGGCCGTGGTCGCTGAAGTCAAGATCGGCTTCGATGCCCGCTCGGTCGACACCTCCAAGTTCAAGGGCTTTGAAGACAAGTACGCCGTGGCCGGCTCCTACTGGCCGCCCCAGTACGTGATCATGGATGGCGACACGCTGAAGCCGCGCAAGGTCGTTTCCACGCGTGGCATGACGGTTGATGGCGAATACCATCCGGAACCGCGTGTGGCTTCCATCGTGGCGTCCTTCATCAAGCCGGAATGGGTTATCAACATCAAGGAAACCGGACAGATTTTGCTGGTCGACTATTCCGATATTGAGAACCTCAAGACCACCACCATCGGTTCCGCCAAGTTCCTGCACGACGGTGGCTGGGATGTTTCCAAGCGTTACTTCCTGGTGGCCGCCAACGCCTCCAACAAGATCGCTGCGGTGGATACCAAGACCGGCAAGCTGGCGGCGCTGGTCGATGTCGCCAAGATTCCGCACCCCGGGCGTGGTGCCAACTTCACCCATCCGAAGTTTGGCCCGGTATGGACCACCGGCCACCTCGGCGCCGACGTCCTGACCCTGATCAGCACGCCCTCGGACAAGAAAGCGGATGCCAAGTACAAGGAATACAACTGGAAGGTTGTCCAGGAAGTCAAACACGTGCCGGGCAACCTGTTCGTCAAGACCCATCCGAAGTCGACGCACCTGTGGGCCGATTCGCCGCAGAACCCGGACAAGGAACTGGCCGAATCGGTGGCGATCTGGAATGTGTCCGACCTGTCCAAGCCGATCAAGGTGATCAATGTGGCCAAGGATTCCGGCCTGCCGGCAACCAAGGCCACCAAGCGTGCCGTGCATCCGGAATACAGCGCCGACGGCAAGGAAGTCTGGATCTCCCTGTGGGGCGGCAAGGCTGACCAGTCGGCGATCGTCGTTTATGACGACGCGACGCTGACCCTGAAGAAGGTGATCACCGATCCGAAGATGATCACGCCGACCGGCAAGTTCAACGTCTACAACACCCAGCACGACATCTACTGA
- a CDS encoding cytochrome c gives MFGLLLLPTPMFAGEPDAMRQKELVHLVRQDCGSCHGMTLKGGLGPALLPESLRDKSAEGLAATIYYGRPGTPMPPWQAFLSEAEAAWIVDKLMTEFPR, from the coding sequence ATATTTGGCCTGTTGCTTCTGCCAACGCCGATGTTCGCAGGCGAGCCGGATGCCATGCGCCAGAAAGAGCTGGTGCATCTGGTGCGGCAGGATTGCGGCTCCTGCCACGGCATGACGTTGAAGGGGGGGCTCGGCCCGGCGCTTTTGCCGGAGAGCCTGCGCGACAAGTCGGCCGAGGGGCTGGCCGCAACGATCTACTACGGTCGTCCGGGGACGCCGATGCCGCCCTGGCAAGCATTTCTGTCCGAAGCCGAAGCGGCCTGGATAGTCGATAAACTGATGACGGAATTTCCCCGGTGA
- a CDS encoding M48 family metalloprotease, whose product MRAALLVVLMTLIAISGVSAQSNPLFWSIQDEQAFSTRHMLNGPNGLSIVLPGRSLVALAEAKRKIGDQYGLQPLLVITNQPGINAFATEINGKSIVAVNVDTILAIRDDADMWAALMGHEFGHVYHNHVANHQARASIIGLAAQVLDAYQQRHGRNRTELINFGAQLVDNTFTRDQEREADASSIEFMTRAGYNPDGAIRLQQLLISNYGSAGALAFLQSHPSGEERIQNLQAKITATSRSAFSDSSISVVEFRRYIAICGGEAKEAGVENSKVFATQFACLKKQNPEIAKRFALCANDLASGKRLNPDSMSSCVSNGDTGTNQFGYAPWVAYCGLDARNEGGSDATIVFNFNKCIWTNASPTALQGYLCEAEAAQLRVPAENRATALRNCSRETVELKARFDRSIWELACKRKGTTTSTIRTEQENLERECLAAGPAKVNSVLGANKGAISPPQLLAEVRDAWSKLSVPASITPNECDQLATTVAIGDIKAHPVGFIDSIAAEPICMTSAKNPKDNGRAMVSLAAIYLQQGRYAEAAEWANKAKAKNALNAGTVLAVLYINGFGGYAIDYSKAHALLLSEAKRGSADAICDLASHIREGRGIEAQPEISFELLKLAADRGDAPAMAALANLYSSGKGVPLDKAEAMRLLRIAAPNFPQSNLSLIAALRNSPNVDKDELRQVQTRALEVAKRYADMGSQYAKMMLATIYANGLGVPVDRGRAIDIYKELASRDSVSALMALGFAHLNGAGVPQDKDQAIGYFKRAAAHGNKDAEIQIARAQAR is encoded by the coding sequence ATGCGTGCGGCACTGTTGGTTGTCCTTATGACACTCATCGCTATTTCTGGTGTGTCAGCACAAAGCAATCCACTGTTTTGGTCAATTCAGGATGAGCAAGCCTTCAGTACTCGCCACATGCTCAACGGTCCTAATGGACTGTCGATTGTCTTGCCAGGTCGATCACTGGTCGCGCTAGCTGAAGCTAAGCGCAAAATTGGAGACCAGTATGGCTTACAGCCACTACTTGTTATAACGAACCAACCAGGCATTAATGCATTTGCCACGGAGATAAATGGAAAGAGCATCGTCGCGGTAAATGTCGATACGATTCTAGCCATTCGCGACGATGCAGATATGTGGGCAGCCTTGATGGGGCATGAGTTTGGTCATGTCTACCATAATCATGTGGCAAATCACCAAGCGCGAGCTTCCATAATTGGTTTAGCTGCACAAGTTCTGGATGCATATCAACAGCGCCATGGGCGGAACCGGACTGAGCTAATTAATTTCGGTGCTCAGTTAGTTGACAATACCTTTACCCGCGATCAAGAGCGGGAGGCAGATGCCTCCAGTATCGAGTTTATGACGCGAGCAGGCTACAACCCAGATGGGGCAATTCGATTACAACAGCTATTGATTTCGAACTATGGATCAGCTGGTGCATTGGCATTCCTACAATCTCATCCTAGCGGTGAAGAACGAATTCAAAACCTACAGGCAAAAATTACGGCAACATCAAGAAGCGCATTCTCCGATAGTTCGATTTCTGTTGTTGAGTTCCGCCGTTATATCGCCATCTGCGGTGGAGAGGCAAAAGAAGCTGGAGTTGAAAACAGCAAGGTGTTCGCCACGCAGTTTGCTTGCTTGAAGAAACAGAATCCTGAGATTGCTAAACGGTTTGCACTTTGTGCCAACGATTTGGCATCCGGTAAGAGACTCAATCCAGACTCTATGTCCAGTTGCGTCAGCAATGGAGACACGGGCACAAATCAATTCGGTTATGCACCATGGGTCGCATATTGCGGATTGGACGCCCGAAATGAAGGTGGTTCAGATGCGACTATTGTCTTTAATTTTAACAAGTGCATCTGGACGAATGCCTCTCCGACGGCCCTTCAGGGCTATTTGTGCGAAGCCGAAGCTGCGCAATTACGTGTTCCCGCTGAAAATCGTGCGACTGCATTAAGAAATTGTAGTCGAGAAACGGTTGAGCTAAAGGCGCGGTTTGATCGTTCGATATGGGAACTTGCCTGCAAACGAAAAGGCACAACGACCTCAACAATCAGAACTGAGCAAGAGAATCTCGAACGTGAATGCCTTGCTGCCGGCCCGGCAAAGGTGAATTCCGTGCTTGGTGCCAACAAAGGCGCGATTAGCCCGCCACAATTGCTAGCAGAGGTACGGGATGCATGGAGTAAACTTTCTGTGCCGGCTAGCATCACGCCAAACGAATGCGACCAATTAGCGACAACTGTAGCAATCGGAGATATCAAGGCGCATCCGGTTGGGTTCATCGACTCAATTGCGGCGGAGCCAATTTGCATGACCTCTGCAAAGAACCCGAAAGACAACGGCAGAGCAATGGTTTCTCTGGCTGCAATTTACCTCCAGCAAGGAAGGTATGCAGAGGCAGCTGAATGGGCAAACAAAGCAAAAGCAAAGAACGCATTAAATGCAGGCACCGTATTAGCGGTTTTGTATATCAACGGTTTTGGCGGATACGCCATTGACTATAGTAAAGCGCATGCATTGCTTTTGTCTGAGGCTAAGCGAGGGAGCGCTGACGCTATATGCGATCTGGCGAGCCATATTCGGGAGGGGCGCGGCATTGAGGCGCAGCCCGAAATTTCATTTGAGTTGCTTAAATTGGCGGCCGACCGAGGCGATGCACCTGCAATGGCTGCATTAGCTAACTTGTACTCGTCCGGCAAAGGCGTTCCGCTGGACAAAGCAGAGGCTATGCGTCTCTTACGCATAGCTGCGCCAAATTTCCCGCAGTCTAATTTGTCACTGATTGCAGCATTACGTAACTCACCGAATGTGGACAAAGATGAGTTGCGGCAAGTTCAAACACGAGCTTTGGAGGTTGCCAAGCGTTATGCTGATATGGGATCGCAGTATGCCAAGATGATGCTGGCTACGATTTACGCAAATGGTTTAGGGGTTCCGGTTGATCGGGGAAGAGCCATTGACATCTACAAGGAGCTGGCTAGTCGTGATTCGGTATCTGCACTCATGGCACTAGGATTTGCACATCTGAATGGTGCGGGTGTACCTCAGGACAAGGACCAAGCTATTGGTTATTTCAAGCGAGCTGCTGCGCATGGTAACAAAGACGCGGAAATCCAAATTGCACGCGCTCAAGCAAGATAA
- a CDS encoding integrase arm-type DNA-binding domain-containing protein, with product MPLTDTKIRNLKPSDRPQSVADERGLSILIQPNGSKWWRLRYRFEGVAKMLSLGVYPDVSLKEARERREAARKMLADGIDPSANRKATKAAREELATNSFEVICREWLENKRSNIEEAQYKKALARLAKDVFPWMGSRPIAEISAPEILTVLRRIDARGARYSAHKVKSEISQCFRYAIATGRAERDPCPDLRGAIPAPKAENLPAITDPKLVGELLRAIDGFKGTFVVKCALEIAPRLFVRPGELRKAEWEKFDLDKAEWRYFINKTKTEHLVPLAGQVLATLRELHALTGHGRYVFPGRDPQRPMSDAAINAALRRLGYDTKTEITGHGFRAMARTILHEELQVKPEVIEHQLAHQVADALGTAYNRTKFLKERKAMMQLWADYLDKLKTGADVVPLHSNVA from the coding sequence ATGCCGCTAACCGACACAAAAATCCGCAATCTCAAACCGAGCGACAGGCCACAATCTGTAGCTGACGAACGCGGACTTTCTATCCTTATTCAACCAAATGGCAGCAAATGGTGGCGCCTACGCTATCGGTTTGAAGGGGTGGCAAAAATGCTGTCTCTTGGCGTCTATCCTGACGTAAGCCTCAAGGAAGCCCGTGAGCGCCGCGAGGCTGCGCGCAAAATGCTGGCTGATGGCATAGACCCAAGCGCGAACAGGAAGGCCACCAAGGCTGCCCGTGAAGAGCTGGCGACAAACAGCTTCGAGGTAATCTGTCGAGAATGGCTGGAAAATAAGCGCAGCAACATTGAAGAAGCACAGTACAAAAAGGCTTTAGCCCGCTTGGCGAAAGATGTTTTCCCCTGGATGGGCAGCCGACCAATCGCCGAAATCAGCGCACCAGAAATCCTCACAGTGCTGCGCCGTATTGATGCCAGGGGAGCTCGTTACTCCGCACACAAGGTCAAAAGCGAGATAAGCCAATGTTTTCGCTACGCCATCGCCACAGGCCGCGCCGAGCGTGACCCATGCCCAGATTTGCGCGGAGCCATTCCTGCCCCCAAAGCCGAAAATCTTCCTGCAATCACAGACCCGAAACTGGTCGGCGAATTGCTGCGTGCCATCGACGGCTTCAAGGGTACATTCGTTGTCAAATGCGCTCTAGAGATTGCCCCAAGGCTATTTGTCCGGCCCGGTGAACTGCGCAAAGCAGAGTGGGAGAAATTCGACCTCGACAAAGCCGAATGGCGCTACTTCATCAACAAGACCAAGACCGAACACCTTGTGCCACTGGCAGGTCAAGTCCTGGCCACCCTTCGCGAGCTGCATGCCCTGACAGGGCACGGGCGCTACGTCTTCCCCGGCCGCGACCCTCAGCGCCCTATGAGTGATGCAGCCATCAATGCAGCACTGCGCAGGCTGGGGTACGACACAAAGACTGAAATCACTGGGCACGGCTTCAGGGCAATGGCAAGAACGATTCTGCATGAGGAACTACAGGTAAAGCCGGAAGTGATCGAGCACCAGCTTGCCCACCAAGTGGCAGACGCACTGGGCACCGCCTACAACCGCACCAAATTTCTAAAGGAACGCAAAGCCATGATGCAGCTGTGGGCTGATTATCTCGACAAGCTAAAAACGGGGGCAGATGTTGTCCCCCTACATAGCAACGTGGCTTAG